A stretch of DNA from Chitinophaga sp. Cy-1792:
CCGTGGCAGAAAAACGATGTGCTGATGCTGGATAATATGTTGATGGCGCATGGCAGGATGCCCTTCAAAGGAGAAAGAAAAGTATATGTAAGCATGTGTTAACCGCTATTAAAAAATTATGAAAGACGTTAAAACTATTATCCGCGATTTGAGAGCAGCCAACGTACGATTGTCTTTTTCGGGAGAAGAGCTGGCTATCGAGCCGCATGATGCGCTATTGAGCGAGGATTTACTGCAAAAGATCCACCTGCACAAAGACAGTCTGATCGCCTGGTTCCGCAAGAACCAGCAAAAATCGTTTACCAATATTCCGGCAGTTGCGTCGCAGGAGAGTTATGTACTCTCTTCTTCGCAACGCCGTTTGTGGCTGTTGAGCCAACTGGAAGACAGCAATGTCGCCTATAACATTCCGCGTGTCTATCTTTTTGAAGGCCTGTTGGATACCGCTGCAGTGGCCGCCGCGTTCCATTCACTTATCTCCCGGCATGAAAGTTTGCGTACAGTGTTTCGTGACGATGAGACCGGGGAGATCAGGCAGTGGGTGCTGCCGCCGGAAGATAGCGGCTTTCAGCTTCACATCACAGACCTGAGCGGGGAGCATACCAGCGCCGCACTGCATGCGTTGGTAAGAGCGCAGGTAGCTGCGCCGTTTGATCTGGCGCATGGCCCGCTGCTGCGGGCGGCTGTGATCCGGACGGCCCCCGATAAATGGGTGTTTGCCTATGTGATGCATCATATCATCAGCGACGGCTGGTCGATGGGAATCCTGCTCCGTGAGCTGTTACAGTTCTATGAAATGCATACCGGCACTACTACTTTTCAGCCGGCGCCACTGCGCATCCACTATAAGGATTATGCTGCCTGGCAACAGGAACAGCTGGGTAGTCAGCCCGGACAAGCACACCAGGCTTACTGGCTGCAACAATTTGAAGGCGAGCTGCCAGTGCTGGAATTACCCGGCGATCGTCCACGCCCGGCCATCAAAACGTATAACGGCGCGCTGGCCAGCAGGATCATGGATGCCTCGCTGGGCGCGGGTATCAAGACACTCGGCTGGGAACAGGGCGCTACCTTTTTTATGAGCCTGCTTGCCGCCGTAAATGCTTTGCTATACTATCACACCGGACAAACAGACATCGTGATCGGCAGCCCTGTTGCCGGCAGGGATCATAAAGACCTGGAAGACCAGATCGGTGCTTATATCAACACCTTGCCACTCCGGATGCGTTTCAACCCCGACTGGAACTTCGTACAGCTGCTGACCTACATAAAAGATACCACGCTTAAGGCTTTTGAGCA
This window harbors:
- a CDS encoding condensation domain-containing protein, whose protein sequence is MKDVKTIIRDLRAANVRLSFSGEELAIEPHDALLSEDLLQKIHLHKDSLIAWFRKNQQKSFTNIPAVASQESYVLSSSQRRLWLLSQLEDSNVAYNIPRVYLFEGLLDTAAVAAAFHSLISRHESLRTVFRDDETGEIRQWVLPPEDSGFQLHITDLSGEHTSAALHALVRAQVAAPFDLAHGPLLRAAVIRTAPDKWVFAYVMHHIISDGWSMGILLRELLQFYEMHTGTTTFQPAPLRIHYKDYAAWQQEQLGSQPGQAHQAYWLQQFEGELPVLELPGDRPRPAIKTYNGALASRIMDASLGAGIKTLGWEQGATFFMSLLAAVNALLYYHTGQTDIVIGSPVAGRDHKDLEDQIGAYINTLPLRMRFNPDWNFVQLLTYIKDTTLKAFEHQAYPLDELVGELQLLRDRSRNPLFDVLLAVTERERDTSGVEGPGGLKIRSFEGEGYLQCKVDLSFNLIETANGSFYAGIEYNTDIYQEETIQRLLAHMEELLRSVIQAPLVPLNQLNILTAKEKEQLLTAFNDIPLNYTERTDVLTSFKKQVAQHPDHIAVVFEQSQLTYAA